CTTTGACAGTGGTGACTACTTCTCACTAAACTTTGTAATCTTCCCAGTACCTGTGAATATACCTCTTAGGCAATTATGCAATATATCTGAATATATTTGGACAAATGGATCAAACAGCCTGAATTCTGCAAATGAAAATTCTGGAAATCTCAGATATTCCTTTAAGAGGCAGTTATATTCCTTTAACTTAGTGTATGCAtcttagagggcttcccaggtggcactagtggtaaagaacccacctgccaatgcaagagacttgggttcaatccctgggtcaggaagatcccctggaggtgggcatggcaacccactccagttttcttgtctggaaaatcccaaggacagagaggcctagcaggctatagtccatagggtcacaaggagtcggacacaactgaagtgactgagcacatatgcacacatagaCCTCAGATCAGCTAACAAGGCATTAGCAAGTAAAGCTGTTTCTTGTTTTGATTCCAAGAATGGGGGTGATAATAATTTTAGtggaaaagttctttaaaaataaagtgggtgactaaatgtaatgtggtaCCCGGATGTAatcctgaaacagaaaaatattttaggcaAAAACTGacgctgctgctaagttgtttctgtcgtgtccgactctttgtgaccccgtggactatagtccaccaggctcctctgtccatggcattctccaggcaagaatactggagtgggttgtcattccctcctccaggggatcttccccacccagggattgaacttgcctttcctgcattggccggtggattctttaccactagcaccacctagcgAGCctaggtaaaaactaaggaagtaaaaataaagtACGGATTCTAGTTAATAATAACATACCAGTATGGATTCATTAGTCATGGTTAATGTACCCTAGTAATAaggggggagaaggcaatggcacccccctccagtactcttgcctggaaactcccatggacggaggagcctggtaggctgcagttcatggggttgctaagagtcggacacgactgagcgacttcactttcccttttccctttcgtgcattggagaaagaaagaaatggcaacccactcgagtgttcttgcctggagaatcccagggatgggggagcctggtgggctgccgtctatggggttgcacagagtcggacacgactgaagcgacttagcagcagcagtaataagGGGAAATTGTGTACATATGGTAATTCTCAGtgctatctttgcaacttttctacaaatctaaaactattctctaataaaaatgtaataaaatatgttCATATAGAAAATATGTCTTaaagtaaaaatggaaataaacttagaaaaaagtaaaacaagtgTGCAGTGAGTAGAAAGAGCCCCAATCTTGGGAGACAAGGGCCCCTCATATCTGTGCCACCCACTGCCATATGCCCTGAGCATGGCCTTTGTCTCTGAGCCTTGGCTTTCCTTTCTGTAAGGGACTGAGTCAATATACTCTGAGGGTCACTCAACTCTGATATCCTGTGTATCTAAATGTCCAGCAAATAATTATAACAGCAAGTATGTACTGGACTCTTACTATGCAACAAACACTGTTCTGAGCACTTCAGGGAATCCATTAATTTAACATAACTGTGAGAAGTAAGCACTATTATCAGGCTCAGATGAGGAAGTTAAGGTACTGAGAAGATAATTAATTTGCCCAAGAACAAAAGCAAGTGAGAAGATATTCACTCAAGGAGTGataaaaaagtgaatgaaaataaCCACCTTTTCAGATTAACATTTTGATATGGGTTAACCATTCTTCCTTTATTCATCCTTGTGTCCATCACTACCTACAGAGATGTCATAAATTCAGCAAAGCCAGCCTCATCTATAACAGTAGTTTCTACGCTTGTAGGACATGGGactctttttttcaaattaaatggAAATTGGAAAGGGAAAGAGGCTGCTATATCATTCCAGTCCTGCCCTGCAGGGTTTGAGAACCTCAGTGATTGAAAGAGCATAGTTGGAAACCTGCTCATCTACCTCATTCTCACCATTTCATAGAGAAAGAAGACTATGGCCCAGTGAGAGGGTCAGGGTTTGCCCACAGTCTTAAAAATGGTGATTGCCGAAGTCCAAATAAGAACCCAGATATCTCAGCTCCCTGGCCAGTATCTTTCCACTTTATGGCAGAGATCAGCAAGCTGTTTCTGTAGagagccagacagtaaatatttcacACTTGGTGGGCCTGACATTCTCTGACATAACTACTCAGCTCTGCATTGTAGCGTGAACGCAGCCAGAGACATATGTCAACAAGTGAGCCTGGCTGTGTGCCAACAAAACCTTATTTATGGAcgctgaaatttaaattttatataatttgcaTGTCATAAAATATCATTGATATTTTTAGCCATGTGAAAGTATAAAAGCCATTATTAGCTCATGGAATTTCAACAACTAACCCATAAGCCATAGTTAGTCAAGACTCCACTCTAGAACATTGTGATTCCAGTGGCCCGATCATGGCCTCTTGCTTCTGGTCATCTGcaactgtcttttctctattttttttttcccttatatcaCCACATTTCTCTGGTTCCCCTCCTAGTCTGTGACTGCTCCTTTTCAAACACTTTAGCTCCTCTGAAGTAGACATTTAGCCCAGCTTAGGGCCAGCTGGAAGCACTCAGTAAGTGTGTGTAGAAGGAATGAATGACTCTGATGTCTATGTAATCACAGTCCAGACCTCTTTCTTAAGGCCTGGATTACCTAGCCCAAtaccctcactttacagatgagcaaactaagacagatgctgaagctgaagctccgatacctTGGCCATTTGGTGTGAAGAGCttactcactgcaaaagaccctgatgctgggaaagattgaaagtaaaaggagaagggggtgtcagaggatcatctggttagatagcatcactgactcaataaacatgagtttgagcaaactctgggatgtagtgaagaacagggaagcctggcatgcttcagtctatggggtcacaaagaattggacatgactcagcaactgcacaacaacaacaaactaagaCTCAGGCCAACCTCAAGCTGGTTGTCTttgaaaatcagacttaaatCTGGTCTTAGGACCATGAGAGTTCAGTGGTCATCCCACTGCTCGCCTGAGATTGAAGCGAACAGTCCTGTGGCCCCAGCCCTccacctccccgcccctcccaggCCAGCCAGTGGCCCCAAGAGGCTCACGTACATGgtaaggtttctctcctgtgtggatTCGCAGGTGGCTCTTCAGAGTCTGAAGGTGCCGGAATCGGGTGCCACAGATTTCACAGGGATAGGGCTTCTCACCAGTGTGGATGAGCACATGGGCACGGAGGTGGGCCACCTGCATGGAAGAGCGAAGAGCAAACAAACTGAGAGGCTTGGTCGAGGTGGGCTGCAGACCCCTGGAAGCCTCTTATCAGCACACTGGGTGGGGGTCCTTGGCCCACGCCCCCTGCTCACCTGGACAAATCTGGCTCCGCATGTTTCGCATTTGTAGGGCTTCTCTCCAGAGTGAATTCGGGTGTGGGTTTTCAGGTTGGCCGGTCGGTTGAACTGGGCCCCGCAAATGTTACAACGATAGGGTTTCTCACCTGTTGCAGAGAGAATAGGAAAGCCATAATCAGAGGAAGTCTCCACGGTCCCTGAGCCCTGGATTGCAAAGCAATTGGCCTTTCCTTCTGCCACTTCGGTTTTCCTTCCCTTGGAAGGGGTCAGAGAGAGGCATCAGGGGCCTGCCATCCCTACCTGCCacccctctctcacacacacacaccagcacaccTCACCCATGACCAGGGTCAAGAAGCAGGCGGTGACGTGGAGGAGGAGAGACAATGTCAGGCATGGGTCAGGGAGGGCCTGAGGTCCCAGGAACCAGCTTTGTTATCAGGATGATCTTACTTCGGGATGTGGACATGTTACTCgccttttctgggcctcagtttccctctctggCACCCGAGGGGTGAGTTGAGATGACCCAGGAAGGCTCTGCTAGCTCCTCCCTTGGGTAAAGCTGATTCAGTCAACCCATTCCTCAGAGAAATAACACTCAGGCTGCTCTAGTTTCTGTCATTGAGAAAAAAACatgcttttcctttctgcttgctgcaactacagCTGGATTCTATTTGCAAGAGAGCTGGGACCTGAGTTGGAGTAGATGCTCAGacagaggaaaccaatagaaggGCCACATCTTCCTTCATGGAAAGTTTCTGGGATAATGGGCCCATTTAAAACGCCAGGAGAGAGGCAACTTTGGACAACAATCAGGTTATGGGATGCTACCTGGTGAAGGAATGTGAGCTGATAAGGAACAAACCCTTGGAGAGACCTGAGAGGCTTTAGCGTTTTTCTGGTTTATGAAAACCAACCTAGCTCTGCCTCTCTCAGCCAAGGTTCATCCCCTGTACAGTGGGACGAACACTTCTGACCCCAGTGAAGGTGGAGAAGCAACACAGAGCATCTCAAAGGAAAGACAAAGGGAATACAGAGTGGCTGGGTCACTAAGCCGAGATGGGACAGGGCCAGGCCTACACTCAGGCCAGGATAATCCCTGTCCCCTAactcaccccaccaggctccaaaGCCCCACACTGCTTTCCCTAGAATCCTTGCCCCATCCTGCCCTGGGGAACCCTAGCGAGCTTGGGGATGGGTTACAGAGCCATACCCGTGTGGACGGTCTTGTGGCTGGCGAGGTTGCCCTTGTAGCGGAAGGAGGCCTGGCAGCGGTCACACTTGTAGGGTTTGTCACTGTGGGTCTGCAGCGTGTGCCTCTTGAGGGAAGCCTCCTCAGAAAAGCGGCAGTCACACTCATTGCAGAAGAAGGCCCCATTCTCTGTTGGAGGATGAGGGGAACACCAGGGTCAGCACCTCAAGAAAGGGAGGTGGGGCTCCACAGCCTCTCTCCTCTGGAGCCACTCCCAGGACCAAACTGAGCCCCCAATGCCCCATCTGCCCATTGTTCTTGGGAGCCCAGAGCAAAGGGCCTGTGAGAATTCTCTCTTTCTTAGTGTTTAGGGTCTCGGTCATGGAACCGAGAAAGGAGATGGATTCAAATATTAAGGTAGAAAAGGAAACTCACACCCAAGGTACCCATGTGGCCTGCACCAGCTTACATTCATGCACAGAAGCCCTTGGGTGAGACagcctctgtctgtgtctctatctcCAAAATCAGGATAACAAACCCCTGTCCTGCCTACCTCAAAGGAGCACGTTGTATAACATCAAGCATCACAGGAATGTAAGATATGAATCAGAGTCAAAAATACTTTGAGGTCATCGAAGGAGGAATTAATGATGACTGTGGTCAACCTTGCACCCATCTAGACTTCATGTCTCCCAAGCACTTCTGAGATAGGGAGACAAAAGATGATGGTGGAAGtagaaacagaggcccagagaaaaGGAACTGGAGTGCAGAGTGAACAGCCGGGGAGCCAGGATGGGACAGTCCCTGCTCTCCCAACTATTGGCCCATGGCCCTATGCCAAGCCTCTCAGTGTAAGGaactcatctttttcttttgtcttaagAATTTGGAAATGACATATCATGGTGACTTACCCCTAAAAGAAGTATTACTGGGCTACCCTACTGGAGCCAGAGCTGGGGGAAGAGAGGAAAACTGGGGGTGCCAATCACAAGCTATCCAAAAATGTCAATTAACCATCTGCTCAGTGAATCAAATTCAGCTAATATTAACTGAGTGCCTACTCCATGCTAGACTCATTAGGCCCTGTGGAAAACACAAGCATGAATAAGGCTAGATGCTTCTCCTTCGAGAATGTACAGTCTAAGCAAGGTGAACTAACATGCATACCATCAGTTTGGGTCCAGAGGGCCTGAGAAGGCTCTGGAAGCTAGTGGTAGCCAGCCCCATCACTAGTTTTGCTGGAAGGAAGCTGAGTGAGCTGTGTGGTCCTTCTCTATTCCCCAAGAATAACTCAGATTCTTCATCCCTTGCTTTGGTCAGTCTCATTCCCTACATGAGGTCTCCAAGAGTGGgaatctgggctggtgatttaAATGCCAATGGACTTCCAATGAGGGGCTCCTTCCAATCAGTGATGGACACACAAACCTCTGGAGCAGAGGCCagggcagggaagggactcaCCGCAGCTGGAATCTGAGTACTCAGACTGGGTCTCTCCCAGCTCCTCGGGGAACGTGGGGCCCGTGGCATGCAGGCACATCTCCGCGTGCTGCGGGGACTGCGAGCCGCAGGATGTGCACTTGGGGGGGTGCAGGTAGAGTGGTGAGTGGCTCTCACTGCTGCTTCGGGGGGAGCCAGTCAGGGACCTGTGGGTAGGAGGAAAGGGCCTCAGCAGATGGAGCAGGGCAGAGCCTCCACTTGGCCTCCATGCATCCCTCTTCCCTGTGCTCAGGGCAGCCCAGAGGCCACTTAAGATCAGGAACCACAGAGTTACTTATCCCCAAGCCTCCATGCAAACAGCAGACACACCGAGATCACTGATGCAGGTCACACGGAACCCAAACCTCACTCCCAGGCTCAGTCTCTCCCCGCCcccagtgctgcagtccacggccaCCCTCCGTCCAAGACAGCAGGAGGATGCCCCGTGCCATACCGAGACCAAGACCGCAGGAGCTTGGGATTCTTGGAATGCTCATCTACCATGGAGGGGAAATTCTCTCACTATGAAAATATACTGAAGCTTAAGGACCTTCCTTATTTAGGCAAATTCAGTCAATAGGCTTTAGCTCACACCTCCAGTACACTCAGCATTTCAGACAAGAGAACACAGTCTCTGCATCCATCAGAAGTGAGTCCAGAACCCTGCTCAGATAAGCCCCGGCCCCAAGTCCCGACTGCCTCTGAAATCACCTGTTGACGATGTTGTTGAGCCGGCTGGCCTGGGGGATGGTGGAGTCCTCCCCACTGGTGCTGAGCTTAGTTGGGGACTGGAGGTCAAGGGTATCAGGCTCCATGGGTGGCTGGCAGGCTGATGGGGCAGCATAGGCTCGAGGGGAAAGGCGGCCCAGCTCTGCCTGCTCAGGCCCCTCCGGTTTGGCATTCTGGTTGAGACTGTTGAGCACGATGAACTTGTACTTCTTCCAGTTGCAGGCTTTGGGGTCGGTGGGGCTTTTGGCCGGCGGGGACCCAGAGGTCTGGAGGATGCAGGCGTTCTTGCTGCTACAGGACTCCGTGGGTGAGTTGGGCTGGCAGTCAGACTTCTGGGGACTCTGTGGGCTAACCAGACCTTTCCTGTTCAGGGGTGCATTGGGGGGCTCGAAATGCAGGGCAATCTCATCCTCCGAGGAGGGCCTCTCTTCCTCCTTGCCGGCCTTGTCACAGGGGAAGTATGGGGCACTCCGGGCTGAGGGCGCAGCAGGCTTGGGGCCCTCGGCCACACTGTAGTGCATGTCACTCCGCGCCTCCTCAGGAGCCACCTCCTTGGGCGAGTAGATGGTGCTGTGGCACACGCCGGGGGAGATCTCCATGGCCGGCCGACTGTACTCACTGGGCACTGGCCTGGCACTGTCGCAGGGGAGGGCCCGATCCTTGGGGAAGGGGTTGGCTATAGGCATCCGGGCATCCCGGAGCTCCTCATCAGAGAAGAGGAAGCTGCTGACTGGAAGGTGGCCGTACACAGGGTATGAGGCTGGTGGTGTGGACAGGCCATTGTACAAGCTGGGGGCAAAGGCTCTGCTCTCACACCCGGGGGCGTTCCTCAGCGGCAGGCTGTTCTCCACCACCTCCCGGCCCCGATAGGCCATGATGTCCTGGGGCATCAGCATGCGGCTGTTGAGGAAGTCTTCACGGGGAGGCTTGATGGCAGGAACCATCTCTGCTTCACtgcaggagggaaagagagagaagacccCGGCCTCCTAATCAGAACCTTCCAAGTGACACTGGCCTATGAAACCCACACAGGCACGGGAGTCAGCTAGACATAGGCAACGTGGCCCTGGAGTAGGGAAACACTTGCAGTTACAAGGCAGTTCTGCTAAAAGTCTAGCAATCTAGCCCAGAGAAGCCAAGTGAGTTAGCCACACAATCAGTGCCTGTTCAGACGTGATTTTGTGTAAGTCCCATATGTACGTATACGTGTGAATCTCTAATTATTCCCCTATTATACAATGGAAACCTTTTGGAGCCCTTATTTCATTTCATCCCTACAGAATCCTGCAAGGAAGGTTGAGAAGgcattattgtttccattttacacatgTGAAACCTGAGCTTCAGGGAGGCGAGTATTTATTTGATGCTGGTGTCACATGTTTGGAGGGTCATTATCAAACTGGTGCTTGTGAAGAAGGAACTCACCCTGTACGATGCCTGGAGTCTTAGGGAAGTTTCCTTTTGGAGAAGAGGCAGCACGTGCCAGGGTGGGAAGCCCTGGCTCTGCAGCAACAGGACCTGGTTTCTAGTCTCTGTGGTGCCGCTCAGCAGCTCTGTGACCTGCAGCTAGTTACTGAACGCTCCCAGCACCAGGCTGGACCCAGGGAAAGCACTTATAAATGATCTTGCCACTATTATCACCCACAGGAGACAAAGAGCTCAAGCTGCCTATACTTGAAGGGACATTACATGGGCGAAGAATGGGCCAGCTCCGTCTGATTGCAGTTAACAGAGCTAGAACCAaggaatgaaggtgaaagaaaccagatttcAACTTTCAAACTGTCCAAGGTAGAACTGCGTGGTTCTGGGAACAATGAGTTCCTTGCTCCTGGAGATGTTCAAACAGAGGCTGGAAACCTTTCTGTTGGAGAAGGGCTGCTATCACCCTAGAGAAGCTGAATCAAATGATTCTACAGAAGTCAAGCCCTAAGTGTCTGTTCTACTTAGCaaaactcttcacttttttggCTCTCAGGTTTCTCATCTTTCAATGATGGTCCTATCTCACCAGACCCCAGGTAGGGGGTTAGACCCAGTGAACCAAATGTAATTCAATAAATGTTCTCTTGTTTAGGAGCAGGGTGACAAAAGAGATGAGTACAGCAGCCCACagtctggtgggggaactaagtaTGTAAATAGTTACAATGGAAGCCTAAAGGAGAACTAAAACATGCATGCAAATAGTAAAATAGAAGCAAAGTCTAACGGGAACACAAAGGGctttgggacacaactgaagagctGCAGAAAGAGCAAAGTGATAACTGCACAAACATCAATGAAGAAGTTGGCATCCAGGCGTGGTCAACAGGATGGGTGGGAGGAAAGGGTCAATCAAATGAATGAAAGGAAGCAAGAAGTGGGGATGCACGTGGCATATCTGAATAGCAGGAGTGTGCAGAAGCAATGGAAAGTAGCCTGTGATGTATCACAGAGGATTATTTTTTCTACGTGCATGCATTATCAAGGGTTACTGATCTTTTGTGATCCCTTCCATCTCCAAGGCCTCCATCTGGGTGGCAGCTCACCTGGCCTTGATGAACTTCCGGCAAGTGTCCACAACATGCTCCATCTGAAGGTACATAGCTGTGGCCATCACGGCCATGATGTTGCCCTCCCGCAGATTGAGCCGAGATGTGTACATGAAGTCCAGGAGGATGCAGAACCCCTCTGGGTTGATCTCAGGATCCAGATTGATCACACTGAGGTTGCATTTCAACTGGTCTGTGAAGATGCTGTAGAACAGGCCACTGTAAAACAAAGGAATGTCTCACTATAGCAGACATCAGTTACAGAAACTATCAATTGTTTCAAACAATCAATTACAGTCATCAATTATGGTTAGCAGGGGCGCTCAGCCCTTTTATCCTGGACCTAGCTCTGGACCTTCCATGCCAGTTAACAACAGCTGCTATTTATGGAGAGTTTACTCAATGTCAGAGAGTCATTAAGCACTTTACATCTACTCTCCTGTGTTTCTCACAACCTTATAAGATAGATTCTATCCTTCTCTCCTATTACaaatgggggaactaagatcaaaGAGGTCAAGTAACTTTCTCAAAGTCACAGAACCTGTATTACTTTTGGTCTTCACTGCACGGATTACCAGAGCTAAATTTAGCACTCATTCGCAGTAACTATTTTTAGTTTACATCTTTGGGATAAGCATTTCCTTTCTTGCTCCACCACATTATCCTTATTCTAAAAATCTTACTGTATTTTTTAGAAGCAAATTGGGTATTGAtgacaaacaaataaaatgatacCTATTTCTCCAGTTTACTGATTTTCTAAAAGTCCATAGATTGTTTTCTAAAAGTCTAtagattattttataaaagtCCATCACAAGGTCAATACTCCCAGGAGAGCCAAGTCAGTGTCAAGCTATACCTCCTGGTACCATGATGCCAGGTTCAGGAAGGAGCATGCAGGGAGAGACCAGAATTCTGGACTGTCATCTGGATTCTACTCTTCCTGAGCGTATTGCCAGAAGTGAGCTAGACTTACTAGACTTTAGTAAGTAGCTATGAAACCTTGGGTAAGGGATTTCACTTCTCTGcaccttggtttccttatctgcaaatcAGGAATGACAGTGTTTCCCTTACACAGTTGTGGCAAGAATGAAAATGTAAAGGGGACAAATTGATGCCTGAACACAGTAAGCATTTGGTTAGTGTCATCTATTATTTTAACTCTCTATAAACCtttccactattttttttaaaggtgcttGTTGTAGATGTTCTATATGTCCTCTACTTGCAATCAAGATTCATGACTCTACATCAGCTCACCTATAAACGTCTTCATcttatcatttataaaatagagttAATTGTGCCATCCATAATACAGGCCACTTTGAAAATccagggaggtgatggaatgtAAAACTGCTCTGAACATTTGAAATACTTGACAAATATGACGAATTAGCCAGCTCACTTTCACCAACTCACATATTCTCTGAAACACCCACGGAAATATAATCATAGTATAAAtaaacacaatcacagaaaaaaagagcaaaagatcTCAAATTAACTtgctagaaatatttaaaaactcgctttcacttttcatttttttccactggTTCACTAAAGTCATTCTGTTTGCCTCAAACACATCTCTTCTGGAGACAGCCTCTGATTTCTTCTCCCTCTATTCCCACAGAATGGAAACGCTTTCTTTTCTAAAAGTGTATTCATTCACTTGCTGCCTGGGAACCCACTCTGCCAGGCCATGTGCTAGGGACCTAGAGACAAATGAGATGTGGTCCCAAACACTGCAAGaggcccccaccctccaccctggCAGCCAGAACCATCGCTCCCCTTATATCCATCATCTGCCTTCCACTTCCAGACCCCTTACCTGCAGGCCATGAGGACTGTCTTATGGGCTCTGAACTGCTCCCGGCTCACCACTATAACCACATCAGTCAAGATGTCACGGCTACGGAGGCGATTAAGGTTGAGAAGAACGTCACTGGCATGGCGGGTGAACTGGATACAGCTGTCAGCCGGCGAGGCCATTTTTTCTTCACCTGAAAGAAAAGGTCAAAATCCTGTTAGTCCTCTAGAACCTGTTTCCTTCTCACCAGGAGTGTGAGAGCAGATGACTCAGCCTGCTCCCTTGTGTTTGCTTTTGAACAATTCATGGCCCAGCTCTAGGCATTTCTCTTCATGTCTGTACTAGGAGATTATCATCTTTGCCTGACTTGTTAATAGAAAACCCTAtaggggaaagaggaagggaatGAGTATTTGTTGAACGTTTTTTCCACATACCAAACACGCCGCCAGCATTGAGAGGCAGTGAGTGAGTGACAGGGGAGAGAAAGCATGCTTTGAAGGTTAGCACGTGGGCCATACCTTTCGCAGGCTGTGTAACTTGGAACAGGTTGTTTTATgatttctgggcttcagttttcccaAATGGGGAGTACTAATTCCTCTGTGGTGGTAAAACTTAGAGATATGTGCCTGGTCCACACTAGATTCTCAAAAATCATAGCTATTCTCATCAGTATCTCATCTCATCATCCTAGCCACCATCTGTCTCTCCCCTGCTAAACTTCATAATTGTCAGAATGCAACTGTCAGAACTGCTGGTGCATAGTAGGCAGCAAAATTGATGTGAACCAAGCAACAAGTAAGGGAAGCCCTGGTCACATGACAGTGTTAAGATAGTCAAATGCAGGGGcaaaggggtgggtggggggggtgtgATGGAGAGGCAATCAGCTGTCCTTTATCTCATCTAAAGAAAAGTGGCACCGTTCACAGAGACACATGCACTGGCAAATTCAGAAGAAACAGTTTGTCCACAAAACTGTAAAGCGTATAATTCAATTTACTTACCCAGTGCCTTGAATCACAGTCCAAAATTTTGCTTAAAACCTGcagggaagagaaaaaacaagcaGAAATTGATTTAATGAATGTAAGATTGTCCACTATAGTCTTATTTTAGGACACACATATTTAGTTTTACTCTGAtagctgcagcctgccagctggTGCGGTTTTACCACAAGTGAGCAAACACTTTATCCAGCTCGGCTCTGATGGAAACAACAGGCACCCGAAGCTATGCGATAAAAATGTTTTTACCTTGAGTACTCAGAATACGATTTCATACATtaattacatacacatatacacatttacttcctttttcaaagtaaaaaaatgtATGCCATCCAAAGGTCCTTGAGtttatgggaaagaaaaaaaataagaaaagtgattCTTTCAATATTAATGAAATGATCCTTCAGGGGCCTAAAAACTCTGGATGCTTTTCAAAACCTGCCAAAATACTATCTTTAAAACTTAGAATAATTCCATAAGACCAACAAGATCAATATCTTTATCCTTAGTTCACAGAGGACAAAATTGAGACTTGGGTTCAAGTGGCTTGCCCAGGACAAACAGCCAGGCAGTATCTCCTGACTGTCTGAAGCACTTAAGGCTAAATAAAGAATCTGCAGAATCCAAGCTGAGATGGTTTATCtactcttttgttctttttcaaagattCCAATCCCATCTCTCCTGGGTCTAAGATCAGATATAGTGCCACAAACTACCAAGTTTGTGCTTCCCCCTGCTGGTGAGAGACTTAACTGTGTGGTTTAGCTGAGAACTGGCTAGGGAGCACTCAAGAAATACGGACCCTCTCCAAACTGGTTTCTCCAAAACAAAATCATTTAAAGTCTAGGTGAAAGACTCATTTATGATCACAAGTGGGCTGCAGAAACAAAACAATATCTGAACCCTCCCCCAACTcgtctctttttaaaatgcagcttTTCAGAGCTATTTTCCAAGTAAAGGGGCCCGAGGCCAAGGAGGTCATATTGGGCCACATAAATGGTGAGTGACCCAGCCCTAGGTCTTCTGGCTCAAATTCTTGTCCCCTTTCCAAATCAGCCTACGTGCTGTAGAACATGCAAGACAGCACCCTGATGTGGGTGAATCTCATTTTTAAGTTCCTTCCCTCACACAGACACTTTGCCCCCATTCCAGGCTGCTGAGTCTTACCAAATGAGCACTCTAAAATGAGAGGTTTCCTTGAGTCTGTAACCAAATACTCTGACATTTCTCTGTGGTCCCAAGTGCCAGTCACTCAATCTCATCAGCTTCAAGGTtaatgtgtgcatgtgagtgagTGGAGGCAGGGAAGGAAATGGGGGAAGGGAGAtgatagaaaaagacaaaagaacctatttcctcctctccccatccGAACTTGAATTGGCAAAGAGAGA
This window of the Dama dama isolate Ldn47 chromosome 19, ASM3311817v1, whole genome shotgun sequence genome carries:
- the BCL6 gene encoding B-cell lymphoma 6 protein, translating into MASPADSCIQFTRHASDVLLNLNRLRSRDILTDVVIVVSREQFRAHKTVLMACSGLFYSIFTDQLKCNLSVINLDPEINPEGFCILLDFMYTSRLNLREGNIMAVMATAMYLQMEHVVDTCRKFIKASEAEMVPAIKPPREDFLNSRMLMPQDIMAYRGREVVENSLPLRNAPGCESRAFAPSLYNGLSTPPASYPVYGHLPVSSFLFSDEELRDARMPIANPFPKDRALPCDSARPVPSEYSRPAMEISPGVCHSTIYSPKEVAPEEARSDMHYSVAEGPKPAAPSARSAPYFPCDKAGKEEERPSSEDEIALHFEPPNAPLNRKGLVSPQSPQKSDCQPNSPTESCSSKNACILQTSGSPPAKSPTDPKACNWKKYKFIVLNSLNQNAKPEGPEQAELGRLSPRAYAAPSACQPPMEPDTLDLQSPTKLSTSGEDSTIPQASRLNNIVNRSLTGSPRSSSESHSPLYLHPPKCTSCGSQSPQHAEMCLHATGPTFPEELGETQSEYSDSSCENGAFFCNECDCRFSEEASLKRHTLQTHSDKPYKCDRCQASFRYKGNLASHKTVHTGEKPYRCNICGAQFNRPANLKTHTRIHSGEKPYKCETCGARFVQVAHLRAHVLIHTGEKPYPCEICGTRFRHLQTLKSHLRIHTGEKPYHCEKCNLHFRHKSQLRLHLRQKHGAITNTKVQYRVSATDLPPELPKAC